The following are encoded together in the Mumia sp. Pv4-285 genome:
- a CDS encoding Rieske 2Fe-2S domain-containing protein has protein sequence MFKNFWYAVEFSEDLVVGEPKKVKLLGQQLVIYRKNSDKSVVAMSDLCVHRGAALSSGEIKDDCIVCPYHGWEYEPDGSVRKIPAHPDKGIPRKARIDSYPVQEKYRFIWIFMGDLPESERIPIPDWSDIDDTDKYRAVTGSFLWKSNYERILENGVDVAHTPFVHGGVFGNKEKPEVPEFEVEESPWHCKVSVKLNPPNSKGIWGLLNPNKTKDLTKRPQVPVSTTWWLPNMILLDIKTPMGELKIFDVNIPIDEETTLVKFVALRTFFKGKWADRDARRRVFKVLYEDEAVVNGVRPELLPFDLSAELHVKSDYNAVLYRRRRQELIDKGWSVEGNTIVGEGPARVEARVIPSPIRKEVPELASAWNFKEVRSKELLGKRTEREERGDVPRTDTTDTPREEGVRA, from the coding sequence ATGTTCAAGAACTTCTGGTACGCCGTCGAGTTCAGCGAGGACCTCGTCGTAGGCGAGCCCAAGAAGGTGAAGCTGCTCGGACAGCAGCTCGTCATCTACCGCAAGAACAGCGACAAGTCGGTCGTCGCGATGTCGGACCTGTGCGTCCACCGCGGTGCCGCGCTGTCCAGCGGCGAGATCAAGGACGACTGCATCGTCTGTCCCTACCACGGCTGGGAGTACGAGCCCGACGGCTCGGTCCGCAAGATCCCCGCGCACCCCGACAAGGGAATCCCCCGCAAGGCGCGGATCGACTCCTACCCGGTCCAGGAGAAGTACCGCTTCATCTGGATCTTCATGGGTGACCTCCCCGAGTCCGAGCGGATCCCGATCCCCGACTGGTCCGACATCGACGACACCGACAAGTACCGCGCCGTGACCGGCAGCTTCCTGTGGAAGTCCAACTACGAGCGGATCCTCGAGAACGGCGTCGACGTCGCACACACGCCGTTCGTGCACGGCGGAGTCTTCGGCAACAAGGAGAAGCCGGAGGTCCCCGAGTTCGAGGTGGAGGAGTCGCCGTGGCACTGCAAGGTGTCGGTGAAGCTCAACCCGCCGAACTCCAAGGGCATCTGGGGTCTCCTCAACCCCAACAAGACGAAGGACCTGACGAAGCGTCCGCAGGTGCCGGTCTCCACCACGTGGTGGCTGCCCAACATGATCCTGCTCGACATCAAGACGCCGATGGGCGAGCTGAAGATCTTCGACGTCAACATCCCGATCGACGAGGAGACCACGCTGGTCAAGTTCGTCGCGCTGCGGACGTTCTTCAAGGGCAAGTGGGCCGACCGTGATGCTCGGCGCCGCGTGTTCAAGGTGCTGTACGAGGACGAGGCCGTCGTCAACGGCGTCCGTCCCGAGCTCCTGCCGTTCGACCTGTCGGCCGAGCTGCACGTGAAGAGCGACTACAACGCGGTGCTCTACCGGCGTCGCCGCCAGGAGCTCATCGACAAGGGCTGGTCGGTCGAGGGCAACACGATCGTCGGCGAGGGCCCGGCGCGCGTCGAGGCTCGGGTGATCCCGTCGCCCATCCGCAAGGAAGTCCCGGAGCTGGCCTCGGCGTGGAACTTCAAGGAGGTCCGCAGCAAGGAGCTCCTGGGCAAGCGCACCGAGCGCGAGGAGCGCGGCGACGTCCCCCGCACCGACACCACCGACACACCCCGCGAGGAGGGCGTGCGCGCATGA
- a CDS encoding alpha/beta hydrolase family protein, translating into MTDPVLVRAARTAVRVPGAEAPYDTAHVTVRYRALPAQTTAERMSGRLQADPAGGPYPVAVLLSGINVGADAYAWLAVRLVEAGFVAVTYDWVGELFPPSEHGPGDYGLTPGIDLGAVGPDTYGSRPTTQALRPVLEAVAALAETGPLAGLVDTEAVALFGHSAGGTVALQSARPAWFPEIRAVATYGAHTMASQMLGHPPSTLLPAPVEVPVMLLAGTADGVVAASAVRYGEDPAATDRDPVTATWAQAVPSTTEAWLVHLDAATHMLAAHPEDASTARGFLESATTGDAEAQRDALATTVTTFFAAHVRGEAAAKDALELLAEQPRPEIAAARRRE; encoded by the coding sequence ATGACCGACCCTGTCCTCGTCCGTGCAGCACGCACCGCCGTGCGCGTCCCCGGCGCGGAGGCGCCGTACGACACCGCGCACGTGACGGTCCGCTACCGGGCGCTGCCGGCGCAGACCACCGCCGAGCGGATGAGCGGTCGCCTCCAGGCCGACCCCGCCGGCGGTCCGTACCCCGTCGCGGTGCTGCTGTCGGGCATCAACGTCGGTGCCGACGCCTACGCGTGGCTCGCCGTGCGCCTGGTCGAGGCGGGGTTCGTCGCCGTCACCTACGACTGGGTCGGCGAGCTGTTCCCGCCCAGCGAGCACGGTCCGGGCGACTACGGGCTCACTCCCGGCATCGACCTCGGTGCCGTCGGCCCGGACACGTACGGGTCCCGGCCCACCACCCAGGCCCTGCGTCCGGTCCTGGAAGCCGTCGCCGCGCTCGCGGAGACGGGCCCGCTCGCGGGACTCGTCGACACCGAGGCGGTCGCGCTCTTCGGGCACTCGGCCGGCGGCACCGTCGCGCTCCAGTCGGCGCGGCCCGCGTGGTTCCCCGAGATCCGCGCCGTCGCCACGTACGGCGCGCACACGATGGCGTCGCAGATGCTCGGCCACCCGCCGAGCACCCTGCTCCCGGCTCCCGTCGAGGTGCCGGTGATGCTCCTGGCCGGCACCGCAGACGGTGTCGTCGCCGCCAGCGCCGTCCGGTACGGCGAGGACCCGGCCGCCACCGACCGCGACCCGGTCACGGCGACCTGGGCCCAGGCAGTGCCGTCGACGACCGAGGCGTGGCTGGTCCACCTCGACGCGGCGACGCACATGCTGGCGGCCCACCCCGAGGACGCCAGCACGGCACGGGGCTTCCTCGAGAGCGCGACCACCGGTGACGCCGAGGCCCAGCGCGACGCGCTCGCCACCACCGTCACCACCTTCTTCGCCGCGCACGTGCGCGGCGAAGCCGCAGCCAAGGACGCCTTGGAGCTGCTCGCTGAGCAGCCCCGCCCCGAGATCGCCGCCGCCCGGCGACGCGAGTGA
- a CDS encoding aldehyde dehydrogenase family protein, whose product MTVTATGISRENPARIDEVVGSCPVAGAAEVDAVVERAHQAQRAWAAVPVAERAGALRAAADRIEPELDAIAELMARETGKPLTDCRGESGFAVAVLRWAAERATALLVDREVDDAQGRLLLRHRPYGVVAAITPWNAPVILAVLKVGPALVSGNAVVVKPSPLAPFAVARFLGLVAESVPAGLVDVVQGDADTATALVGHPGVDRVAFTGGDVAGRAIAGLAGRSLTPTLLELGGNDPAILLEDVALDDAVAERLVMASFATSGQVCMALKRLYVHRTRLDEVVDSLRAAADRVLRLGDPLHPGVTMGPVVSAASADRVRGLAEDARGRGARVLDIGTADPATALDRGYFVAPTLVLDVPDDAPVVATEQFGPILPVLAFDSDDDAVARANAGDLGLGASVWSADEERAFALSTRLDAGFTFVNTHNRTGISLRAPFGGVKRSGWGREYGDEGMLEHVQTCVVHAPAAFRDGGAGLGAAAYPS is encoded by the coding sequence GTGACCGTGACGGCGACCGGCATCAGCCGGGAGAACCCCGCGCGAATCGACGAGGTCGTCGGCTCCTGCCCCGTCGCCGGCGCCGCCGAGGTCGATGCCGTCGTCGAGCGTGCTCATCAGGCCCAGCGTGCCTGGGCGGCCGTTCCGGTGGCCGAGCGCGCGGGCGCCCTGCGTGCAGCCGCCGACCGGATCGAGCCGGAGCTGGACGCGATCGCCGAGCTGATGGCACGCGAGACCGGCAAGCCGCTCACCGACTGCCGCGGTGAGTCGGGGTTCGCGGTGGCCGTGCTGCGCTGGGCCGCCGAGCGCGCCACCGCGCTGCTCGTCGACCGGGAGGTGGACGACGCCCAAGGTCGGCTGCTCCTGCGCCACCGTCCGTACGGGGTGGTCGCCGCGATCACGCCGTGGAACGCCCCCGTGATCCTTGCGGTGCTCAAGGTGGGGCCGGCACTCGTCTCCGGCAACGCCGTGGTCGTCAAGCCCTCCCCGCTCGCGCCCTTCGCCGTCGCACGCTTTCTCGGTCTCGTCGCCGAGTCGGTGCCGGCGGGACTCGTCGACGTGGTCCAGGGCGACGCCGACACCGCGACCGCGCTGGTCGGGCACCCCGGCGTCGACCGAGTGGCGTTCACCGGCGGCGACGTCGCCGGCCGAGCCATCGCCGGCCTCGCCGGGCGCTCGCTCACGCCGACGCTCCTGGAGCTCGGCGGCAACGACCCGGCGATCCTCCTCGAGGACGTCGCGCTCGACGACGCTGTCGCAGAGCGGCTCGTGATGGCGTCGTTCGCCACCAGCGGCCAGGTCTGCATGGCGCTCAAGCGCCTCTACGTCCACCGCACCCGCCTCGACGAGGTCGTCGACTCGCTGCGCGCGGCAGCCGACCGCGTCCTGCGCCTCGGAGACCCTCTGCATCCCGGCGTCACCATGGGGCCGGTCGTGAGTGCCGCGTCCGCCGACCGGGTCCGTGGGCTCGCTGAGGACGCCCGTGGACGGGGGGCGCGCGTGCTCGACATCGGCACCGCAGATCCGGCTACGGCGCTGGACCGCGGCTACTTCGTCGCGCCGACCCTGGTGCTCGACGTCCCCGACGACGCACCCGTGGTGGCTACCGAGCAGTTCGGGCCGATCCTGCCCGTGCTCGCGTTCGACTCCGACGACGACGCCGTCGCGCGCGCCAACGCCGGCGACCTCGGTCTCGGAGCCTCCGTGTGGTCCGCCGACGAGGAGCGTGCGTTCGCGCTGTCGACACGCCTCGACGCCGGCTTCACGTTCGTCAACACGCACAACCGCACCGGCATCTCGCTCCGTGCGCCGTTCGGTGGCGTCAAGCGCTCCGGCTGGGGCAGGGAGTACGGCGACGAGGGGATGCTCGAGCACGTGCAGACCTGCGTCGTGCATGCGCCGGCGGCGTTCCGCGACGGTGGTGCGGGGCTCGGCGCCGCGGCGTACCCCTCCTGA
- a CDS encoding FAD-dependent oxidoreductase, whose translation MSARVVVAGAGPVGLTTALTLARDGHAVTVLEAGETLAAESRASTYHPPSLEMLAELGVLDDLLERGIVSTRFQYRDRRTGPIAELDLGSLADDTPYPFRVQCEQSKLTPILLERLQAYADVEVVFGQPVTAVEQVDDVVRVTTATGSPWTADWVVGADGASSVVRKSIGAEFEGITYPERFLVVSTHEDLATVLPGIADVNYVYDPDEWLVLLRTPEHWRILFPTDPDSPDDVETAPERVQARLADVADLGRPWDLLHASLYRVHQRVADRFRVGRVVLVGDAAHVNNPLGGMGMNSGLHDAVLAGRALADLLAGRAGTAELDTVLAARRDVALSYVRTVTHDNWKQLRENDEEARAAHHAELRALAADPVAARTYLRRTSMIDSLRPLEAGAGTRS comes from the coding sequence ATGAGCGCCCGAGTCGTCGTCGCCGGTGCGGGCCCCGTCGGGCTCACCACCGCGCTGACCCTTGCCCGCGACGGCCATGCCGTCACCGTGCTCGAGGCGGGGGAGACCCTCGCCGCGGAGTCGCGTGCGAGCACCTACCACCCGCCCTCGCTCGAGATGCTGGCCGAGCTCGGCGTCCTGGACGACCTGCTGGAGCGCGGGATCGTCTCGACCCGCTTCCAGTACCGCGACCGCCGGACCGGTCCCATCGCCGAGCTCGACCTCGGGTCGCTGGCGGACGACACCCCGTACCCGTTCCGCGTCCAGTGCGAGCAGAGCAAGCTCACGCCGATCCTGCTTGAGCGCCTCCAGGCGTACGCCGACGTGGAGGTCGTCTTCGGCCAGCCCGTGACGGCTGTGGAGCAGGTCGACGACGTCGTCCGCGTCACCACTGCGACCGGCAGCCCGTGGACGGCCGACTGGGTCGTCGGCGCGGACGGCGCGAGCTCCGTGGTCCGCAAGTCGATCGGTGCGGAGTTCGAGGGGATCACCTACCCCGAGCGCTTCCTCGTGGTGTCGACCCACGAGGACCTCGCGACGGTGCTGCCCGGGATCGCCGACGTCAACTACGTGTACGACCCCGACGAGTGGCTCGTGCTGCTCCGGACGCCGGAGCACTGGCGCATCCTCTTCCCGACGGACCCCGACTCGCCCGACGACGTCGAGACGGCGCCGGAGCGCGTCCAGGCGCGGCTCGCCGACGTGGCCGACCTCGGTCGTCCGTGGGACCTTCTCCACGCGTCGCTCTACCGGGTGCACCAGCGTGTCGCCGACCGCTTCCGCGTGGGGCGGGTCGTGCTCGTCGGCGATGCCGCGCACGTCAACAACCCGCTCGGCGGGATGGGGATGAACAGCGGTCTGCACGACGCGGTCCTCGCCGGTCGGGCGCTCGCCGACCTGCTCGCCGGGCGCGCTGGGACGGCCGAGCTCGACACGGTGCTCGCCGCGCGACGCGACGTCGCCCTGTCGTACGTCCGCACGGTGACGCACGACAACTGGAAGCAGCTGCGCGAGAACGACGAGGAGGCCCGGGCCGCGCACCACGCCGAGCTCCGCGCGCTCGCGGCCGACCCGGTCGCGGCGCGGACGTACCTGCGCCGGACGTCGATGATCGACTCGCTGCGTCCGCTGGAGGCCGGGGCGGGGACCCGCTCGTGA
- a CDS encoding isocitrate lyase/PEP mutase family protein, giving the protein MTGRPASPTQRLRTLLAGDDVVHLPGVYDAVTARLAVRAGAQAACLSGAVASAVGLGLPDLGFVHGSQIADRARQVVPSLGGVPLLADADTGYGNALQARRTVLDYAAAGIAGLHLEDQVSPKRCGHMSGKAVVDVVEAASRVRAVVEAGSDLVVVARTDALSVEGIDSVVERARAFVEVGADAVFVEGAGLAELARVRDALGDGVPFLANRSEAGGAVSDGPSDADYAALGVRLVIHPVSAMLAAAAAVGDVYSTIMRDGHAGSTPRMGWDELTDLVGLGDQLSLEQRYAEAVSAR; this is encoded by the coding sequence ATGACGGGACGACCGGCGTCGCCGACGCAGAGGTTGCGCACGCTGCTCGCCGGTGACGACGTCGTCCACCTCCCGGGTGTCTACGACGCCGTCACCGCCCGGCTCGCCGTACGCGCGGGCGCGCAGGCCGCCTGCCTCTCCGGCGCCGTCGCGTCGGCGGTCGGCCTCGGCCTGCCCGACCTCGGCTTCGTGCACGGCAGCCAGATCGCCGACCGTGCCCGCCAGGTCGTGCCGTCGTTGGGAGGCGTGCCGCTGCTGGCCGACGCCGACACCGGCTACGGCAACGCGCTCCAGGCACGCCGTACGGTGCTGGACTACGCCGCGGCAGGGATCGCCGGGCTCCACCTCGAGGACCAGGTCTCACCCAAGCGGTGCGGCCACATGAGCGGCAAGGCCGTCGTCGACGTGGTGGAGGCGGCGTCGCGGGTTCGCGCCGTCGTCGAAGCAGGCTCCGACCTCGTGGTCGTCGCACGCACCGACGCGCTGTCCGTCGAGGGCATCGACTCGGTCGTCGAGCGTGCACGCGCGTTCGTCGAGGTCGGCGCGGACGCCGTCTTCGTCGAAGGAGCCGGCCTCGCCGAGCTGGCGCGGGTGCGCGACGCCCTCGGCGACGGCGTCCCGTTCCTCGCCAACCGCTCCGAGGCCGGCGGGGCGGTGAGCGACGGCCCGAGCGACGCCGACTACGCGGCGCTCGGCGTCCGGCTCGTCATCCACCCCGTCTCCGCGATGCTCGCCGCCGCGGCGGCCGTCGGAGACGTCTACTCCACGATCATGCGCGACGGCCACGCCGGCTCGACCCCTCGGATGGGCTGGGACGAGCTCACCGACCTGGTCGGCCTCGGCGATCAGCTGTCGCTCGAACAACGCTATGCAGAGGCGGTGAGCGCACGATGA
- a CDS encoding aldehyde dehydrogenase family protein, translating to MGWTDDAGRGSSRSSSGGEGMTSTSTDALTVTPALPETVQIVAGETQVPAETLDLVLEDPFRGETLAAAASSDAASVERALAAADEAHAGETWSGLDPEARADLLDQIGAALEPQLGELAVLESFATGVPVRQTAVVGVIVPGAFHLAAQMLRSGALLDEVEGAAGNAVEVHRLPLGPALCLVPWNAPAPMAAHKVASALAAGCPTILKPSEYAPYATTVLGRTIASVLADAGVHPGVFQLLQGGPGVGGTLVNDPRIRAVSFTGGHVGGAAIAAACAMSYTALQLELGGNNPLVVLDDADADDAARAAVDLLTTLNGQWCRALGRLVLPESMADDVLERIVGRLAELRTGDPLDQATDLGPIVHSVHLARLRAELDRLAADGGRAYASTPLPDGDGTFLAPTLVRGVDPQLAVDEIFGPVATVHTYRTDDEAVALANGTPYGLEGYVFGTDTERALAVARRVRAGEVKVNGSSIMSLHLMTPRPAWGISGMGDEGTLETIRFFTGARVVGVEGSFALHGR from the coding sequence ATGGGTTGGACTGACGACGCCGGCCGCGGCAGCAGCCGCAGCAGCAGCGGCGGAGAAGGCATGACGAGCACCTCGACCGACGCGTTGACGGTGACCCCGGCGCTGCCGGAGACCGTCCAGATCGTGGCGGGGGAGACACAGGTTCCCGCCGAGACGCTCGACCTCGTGCTCGAGGACCCGTTCCGCGGCGAGACGCTCGCCGCCGCCGCCTCGAGCGACGCCGCGTCGGTCGAGCGTGCGCTGGCGGCCGCTGACGAGGCCCACGCCGGCGAGACCTGGTCGGGCCTCGACCCCGAGGCACGCGCCGATCTCCTCGACCAGATCGGAGCGGCACTCGAGCCGCAGCTCGGCGAGCTCGCCGTGCTCGAGTCCTTCGCGACGGGCGTCCCGGTGCGACAGACCGCGGTCGTCGGCGTGATCGTGCCCGGCGCGTTCCACCTCGCCGCCCAGATGCTGCGCTCCGGCGCCCTGCTGGACGAGGTCGAGGGCGCCGCCGGCAATGCCGTCGAGGTCCACCGGCTGCCGCTCGGCCCGGCGCTGTGCCTGGTCCCGTGGAACGCTCCCGCGCCGATGGCGGCCCACAAGGTCGCCAGCGCGCTCGCCGCCGGGTGCCCGACGATCCTGAAGCCGAGCGAGTACGCGCCGTACGCCACGACCGTGCTCGGCCGGACCATCGCCTCCGTGCTCGCAGACGCGGGTGTGCACCCCGGGGTGTTCCAGCTCCTGCAGGGTGGCCCGGGTGTCGGCGGCACGCTCGTGAACGACCCGAGGATCCGTGCGGTCTCCTTCACCGGTGGCCACGTCGGCGGGGCCGCGATCGCCGCGGCGTGCGCCATGTCCTACACCGCGCTCCAGCTCGAGCTCGGCGGCAACAACCCGCTCGTGGTGCTCGACGACGCCGACGCGGACGACGCGGCGCGTGCCGCCGTCGACCTGCTGACCACCCTCAACGGTCAGTGGTGCCGGGCGCTGGGGCGACTGGTGCTGCCGGAGAGCATGGCCGACGACGTCCTGGAGCGCATCGTCGGGCGGCTCGCCGAGCTGCGCACGGGCGACCCGCTCGACCAGGCGACCGACCTGGGCCCGATCGTGCACTCGGTCCACCTCGCACGTCTGCGAGCCGAGCTGGACCGCCTGGCCGCCGACGGCGGACGGGCGTACGCATCGACCCCGCTGCCCGACGGCGACGGCACCTTCCTGGCGCCGACGCTCGTCCGGGGCGTCGATCCGCAGCTCGCCGTCGACGAGATCTTCGGTCCCGTCGCGACGGTCCACACCTACCGCACCGACGACGAGGCGGTCGCCCTCGCCAACGGCACGCCGTACGGACTCGAGGGGTATGTCTTCGGCACCGACACCGAGCGTGCCCTCGCGGTCGCGCGCCGCGTGCGCGCAGGCGAGGTCAAGGTCAACGGCTCGTCGATCATGAGCCTCCACCTGATGACACCGCGCCCGGCGTGGGGCATCTCGGGCATGGGCGACGAGGGCACGCTGGAGACGATCCGCTTCTTCACCGGCGCGCGTGTCGTCGGTGTCGAGGGCAGCTTCGCGCTGCACGGGCGATGA
- a CDS encoding acyl-CoA dehydrogenase family protein, translating to MSATLTAEYLFPDLTPDERERAARVESILPTIRDAAAGADARAELPPGHIKLLADAGLLGLVVPREFGGLGGGLRDLVATTYALGTVCGSTALAYFFHCSASSRGLLPLAAIEEGLYADDEVDEVRTFAERVLFMMGRDNQCLANFASESAKASNANVLISTTATRTEGGWLLDGEKSFGCLSGTADFYLVTARRADIDGVEGLSLFLVSRDQEGVRPRHQWQGLGMRASDNNGLIMESAFVPDDLALVVPGGFARATQMSRGSWVGNQVAITAIYAGIARGAWEYAFERTMKAKFADTGKPIASSPMHQVFIGRAQERLTDVHLWLRRQTDLEAAEVPILPKEQVVQSWKLAKGTICDGAFDVATIAMKMCGTSGALMDNVIGRAMRDTAMGLVQAFPSERGQLDLARMLVDDESWVGLTTPAAAAAAAAAAEKA from the coding sequence ATGTCGGCCACGCTGACCGCCGAGTACCTCTTCCCCGACCTGACGCCGGACGAGCGCGAGCGCGCCGCCCGCGTCGAGTCGATCCTGCCGACGATCCGTGACGCCGCCGCCGGCGCCGACGCGCGCGCCGAGCTCCCCCCGGGCCACATCAAGCTGCTCGCCGACGCGGGTCTGCTCGGTCTGGTCGTCCCCCGCGAGTTCGGCGGCCTGGGCGGAGGTCTGCGCGACCTCGTCGCGACGACCTACGCCCTGGGCACCGTGTGCGGCTCGACCGCCCTCGCCTACTTCTTCCACTGCTCGGCGTCCTCGCGAGGACTCCTGCCGCTGGCAGCGATCGAGGAGGGCCTGTACGCCGACGACGAGGTCGACGAGGTACGCACGTTCGCCGAGCGCGTCCTGTTCATGATGGGGCGCGACAACCAGTGCCTCGCGAACTTCGCGAGCGAGTCAGCGAAGGCGAGCAACGCCAACGTCCTCATCTCGACCACGGCGACCAGGACCGAGGGTGGCTGGCTGCTCGACGGCGAGAAGTCGTTCGGCTGCCTGTCCGGCACCGCCGACTTCTACCTCGTCACCGCGCGCCGCGCCGACATCGACGGGGTCGAGGGGCTCAGCCTGTTCCTCGTCTCCCGCGACCAGGAGGGCGTGCGCCCGCGCCACCAGTGGCAGGGCCTCGGCATGCGCGCCTCCGACAACAACGGTCTGATCATGGAGAGCGCGTTCGTCCCCGACGACCTCGCCCTGGTCGTGCCCGGCGGATTCGCCCGCGCCACGCAGATGTCGCGCGGCTCGTGGGTCGGCAACCAGGTGGCCATCACCGCCATCTACGCGGGCATCGCCCGCGGAGCCTGGGAGTACGCGTTCGAGCGGACGATGAAGGCGAAGTTCGCCGACACGGGCAAGCCGATCGCCTCGAGCCCCATGCACCAGGTGTTCATCGGGCGAGCGCAGGAGCGCCTGACCGACGTGCACCTGTGGCTGCGCCGCCAGACCGACCTCGAGGCCGCCGAGGTGCCGATCCTCCCGAAGGAGCAGGTCGTCCAGAGCTGGAAGCTCGCGAAGGGCACGATCTGCGACGGCGCGTTCGACGTGGCCACCATCGCCATGAAGATGTGCGGCACGTCGGGCGCCCTGATGGACAACGTCATCGGGCGCGCGATGCGCGACACGGCCATGGGTCTCGTCCAGGCGTTCCCCTCCGAGAGGGGGCAGCTCGACCTCGCTCGGATGCTGGTCGATGATGAGTCATGGGTTGGACTGACGACGCCGGCCGCGGCAGCAGCCGCAGCAGCAGCGGCGGAGAAGGCATGA
- a CDS encoding flavin reductase, whose protein sequence is MVETATFRDVLSQWPSGVTVVTTVVDGRRHGMTASSFSSVSLDPPLISICLDRKLFSHGLIESSGFFGVSVLAKDQAEVARRFAGQTGESDRFAGETWSTAETGAPLLDSSLGWLDCRVVHAHPGGDHTIFVGEVLAGHAARRTAPLLFHSRGWGQFADVLPDVATLADSRLVGSLSARGAGGDWIRRTEQRVRASGVRTRVLDLTLPTGSALTPPSLSRSGSILSDARECTALVKSADQAREAVDRGVGVVELGADTRDRSDLERVADVIAGVGSLDTEGRVVILRDAFTAGDHESLLWAVETLIEAGATEICLDDTRGAATPLEVRATLQDAVGIARPVPLRVRLHDHDRLGLVKALTALKSGVHHFDTTLGGLDGAVATEDLVRLLSTLDVDTPVDAAALGKLASRVRERLGANGEIPAFRTNGVAAPAAPPQPTPLPTP, encoded by the coding sequence GTGGTCGAAACAGCGACGTTCCGTGACGTGCTGTCCCAGTGGCCCAGCGGGGTCACGGTCGTGACGACCGTCGTCGACGGGAGGCGCCATGGGATGACTGCCAGCTCGTTCTCGAGCGTCAGTCTTGATCCGCCGCTGATCTCGATCTGCCTGGACCGCAAGCTCTTCAGCCACGGGCTGATCGAGTCCAGCGGCTTCTTCGGCGTCAGCGTCCTCGCCAAGGACCAGGCCGAGGTGGCCCGGCGCTTCGCCGGCCAGACCGGAGAGAGCGACCGGTTCGCCGGCGAGACCTGGTCGACGGCCGAGACGGGCGCCCCGCTGCTGGACTCCAGCCTCGGGTGGCTCGACTGCAGGGTCGTCCACGCGCACCCCGGTGGCGACCACACGATCTTCGTCGGCGAGGTCCTCGCCGGCCACGCGGCCCGCCGTACGGCCCCGCTGCTGTTCCACTCCCGCGGCTGGGGCCAGTTCGCCGACGTCCTCCCGGACGTCGCGACGCTCGCCGACAGCCGTCTGGTGGGCTCGCTCAGCGCTCGTGGCGCCGGCGGCGACTGGATCCGGCGGACCGAGCAACGGGTCCGTGCCTCCGGTGTCCGCACCCGCGTGCTCGACCTCACCCTCCCGACCGGGTCGGCGCTCACCCCGCCGTCCTTGAGCCGGAGCGGGTCGATCCTCTCCGACGCACGCGAGTGCACCGCGCTCGTGAAGTCGGCCGACCAGGCCCGCGAGGCGGTCGACCGCGGTGTCGGGGTCGTCGAGCTCGGCGCGGACACCCGTGACCGCAGCGACCTCGAACGCGTGGCCGACGTCATCGCGGGCGTCGGCAGCCTCGACACCGAGGGACGCGTCGTGATCCTGCGCGACGCGTTCACCGCCGGCGACCACGAGTCGCTCCTGTGGGCCGTCGAGACCTTGATCGAGGCCGGGGCGACCGAGATCTGCCTCGACGACACGAGGGGCGCGGCCACGCCGCTCGAGGTGCGGGCCACCCTGCAGGACGCCGTGGGCATCGCCCGGCCGGTGCCGCTGCGCGTCCGGCTCCACGACCACGACCGACTCGGCCTCGTCAAGGCGCTCACCGCGCTCAAGAGCGGTGTGCACCACTTCGACACCACGCTCGGCGGCCTGGACGGCGCCGTCGCGACCGAAGACCTCGTACGCCTCCTGAGCACGTTGGACGTCGACACCCCCGTCGACGCCGCCGCGCTCGGCAAGCTCGCCAGCCGGGTCCGAGAGCGTCTCGGCGCCAACGGCGAGATTCCTGCTTTCCGCACCAACGGGGTCGCCGCACCGGCGGCGCCACCCCAGCCAACCCCACTGCCCACACCGTAG
- a CDS encoding GntR family transcriptional regulator, with amino-acid sequence MARRGTSRTSRPIAHVSLVDRVTSELRASILTGEIQPGTSVSIVELCELYDVSHIPVREALRRLESEGIVSLRPGRSALVAALSADDLTDIYRLRRLIEGDLAVRAARQMTDELLAAAEEALEEYVAIEREPAALAAAHHHFHATLLADVMGAADKNVLDLLWHSADRYLHITMADLDHAPETKEQRIDEHRVLLELARERKGPEFKKAWLDHLNGSERSLMAALERREVSASA; translated from the coding sequence ATGGCCCGACGAGGGACCAGCCGGACCAGTCGACCGATCGCTCACGTGTCGCTCGTCGACCGCGTCACCAGCGAGCTGAGGGCGTCGATCCTCACCGGTGAGATCCAGCCCGGCACGTCCGTCTCGATCGTCGAGCTCTGCGAGCTGTACGACGTGAGCCACATCCCCGTGCGCGAGGCGCTTCGCCGGCTCGAGAGCGAAGGCATCGTCAGCCTTCGTCCCGGTCGCTCGGCCCTCGTCGCCGCGCTCAGCGCCGACGACCTCACCGACATCTACCGTCTGCGGCGTCTCATCGAGGGCGACCTCGCCGTCCGTGCGGCGCGTCAGATGACCGACGAGCTCCTCGCAGCGGCCGAGGAGGCGCTCGAGGAGTACGTCGCCATCGAGCGCGAGCCTGCCGCACTCGCGGCGGCGCACCACCACTTCCACGCCACGCTGCTGGCCGACGTCATGGGCGCGGCCGACAAGAACGTGCTGGACCTGCTGTGGCACTCCGCCGACCGTTACCTGCACATCACGATGGCCGACCTCGACCACGCTCCGGAGACCAAGGAGCAGCGCATCGACGAGCACCGCGTGCTCCTCGAGCTGGCGCGCGAACGCAAGGGGCCGGAGTTCAAGAAGGCCTGGCTCGACCACCTCAACGGCAGCGAGCGTTCGCTGATGGCTGCTCTCGAGCGGCGCGAGGTGTCGGCGAGCGCGTGA